CAATATAGTGATTTATTGTTGGCATGAGACATATGTCTCATTATAATACCCTGATCTAATATTCTACAAGCAAAGGAGAGCTAAATTGAAACTTACAAGAGAGAAAATGGATCAGAAAATAGACGAACATTTTGGATTTGAAGCTAGTGATGATGTAGAAGGAGTCCTATCAACTCTTGCCCCCGATGTAATTCATGACATTGTCGGCTCGCCAACCGGACCGACCTATGGACCGGAAAATGCCCGGTCCTTCTATGAGACATTATTCGCTGATCTCGCGGATGGTAAAGTTACTGGTATAAAAAGACTTTATGGTGAAAATTTCCTCATTGACGAGTCACTCTGGGAAGGTTCGGCTCCGGGCAAACCTTTTGGTATTGAAGGCGATGGCCGTCCCCTCAGATTTCGTCTTTTACATGTGATTGAATTCACCGAGCAAGGACTCATTCAGAGGGAAAACGTCTGGGTTGATTTAGCTGCTATAATTCAACAACTACAATAATGCCGAGCAAATAAAAATGGACGAAATAGGTCGTATTAACAAGCGAAGAAGGAC
The genomic region above belongs to Deltaproteobacteria bacterium and contains:
- a CDS encoding ester cyclase, which translates into the protein MKLTREKMDQKIDEHFGFEASDDVEGVLSTLAPDVIHDIVGSPTGPTYGPENARSFYETLFADLADGKVTGIKRLYGENFLIDESLWEGSAPGKPFGIEGDGRPLRFRLLHVIEFTEQGLIQRENVWVDLAAIIQQLQ